AGGTCAAAACGCACACGCCACGGTTCCACCCATCCTCAGCTCAGCGCAGGTTGGCGTCTCGGCCCCTGCGTCATCTAAATATTAATTCCAGAAGAGAGACACGAACAACTGCGTCGATGATGTCCTCATACCGTGTGTCGTCGAAGGTGCAACGCGAGTTACATCATCCTGTACCGATCGTCTTGCTCTCGTCGCCATCTTCGCATCGACGTCTTGTCGGTTGCACTGCCAATGGGTACAGAACAGGACTGGACAGGCAGTTCGAAGCTAGCAGTAGAACAAGAAGTGTCGCATGATAATAATCTCTGTTTTTTCTCGTCACCAACAGAATCGTTCGCATTCCTTCCGGGATTCGTCGAATCATGCCACGAGAAGAAGGGGGTTACATTCCAAcacccaccaacagcacggcTTGCGTAATGGTGCGCTGCGCTCAAATCTCTTATCAAGACCAAAACCGATGGCGCCGCCTGCTTAGCATACTGTTTAGCGTCGTTGAATAACAGCGAGATGCGCGACTTCTGGCCACTCCGCCAGCTGCTGGCTAGCCTCGAATGAGTGGacgcgaaacgaaaacggaacggtgtTCGGTCGATTCCATTGTCTTCAACGAATTCCAGCTTCTAACCCGGAGTCGACTCGACATTGGCgtcggtggacaaatcatcgcTGGATGATTGCATGAATATTCAATGGATCTATATATGTGAGACGATTCAAGATAAAGCGGTGCTACTAGCGAAGAGTagaaaaaaatgctaaaaataCCGCGCAGAATCACCTTGAAGCAAGGATCAAGCGATGCAGCCGCACCTCCGGTTGACCATCGACAGAACGACTGGCAGACGAGACGCTCTGTGACAGCGGCAAGTGGTCgatggtgtgtggtttttggcaCGGAATGGTCCGTATGTTTGTGCGAGCTGGTTAAGACATCacaaagatcgatcgatcgatagatgGATTCAAAAATATGATGTTTTAAGACGCGAACGGGTCGCTGCTTGCTGTCAGTATCACGATGAAGCTTGCTGGAGAAGCTACGACGATCGGCCTCACTTGGTTGCTGTGGCTCAGCATAGTATCGGCCGCACCAGCCTCGGAGGATTCGGAGGCGTTGCTGGTCAATTACGAGAGTGTCCAGATGCGCGAGATGTATCGCTTTATGTGAGTAAAGAACGCGGCACGAAATCCCACCAGAATGCCGGACATCCGTTATAATGTGTCGTTTCCGGTTCGAAAAAGGTACGAAACGGATGATGGACAGTACCGGGAGGAAGTAGGAATGCTGGTAAACGTTGGCACACCGGACGAAGagctgatgacgatgggtCGGTACGGATACACGAGCAAGGACGGTAcggaggtgatggtgatgtacACGAGCGGCAAGAACGGTTATCGAGCACGGACGGTCAGCAGCCGTAGCAGTTCCTGGGACTCTGGGGCAAAGAAGAAGGCATTGCTGTCGTTGCTCATGGGCTGAGGACTTGTAGGTGAGGAAACGCCAGTACCTAATACTATTAAGTGCAGTTGAGATTGTTTACCTCTGTTAAAGTTATCTTATGTTTTGGTTCAAATGCTGCACTATCACTTTAAGAACAGTGCTTTAAGCAATAAACAATATTTCGATTCTAGATGGTTCAATGTGGCATTACACAGCTGGAGCTGTATTTCGTTGAAGTAATGATATGTTATATGATTACAGAATGCTGTTGTTTCGCTAAGTATAGCATAGTTTCGATGCTTTTAATATAATGGTAGTGTACTGAGCATCTTTGTTCTCTCCACGGAATATCTGCCTGCTCTCTACTATTGATAGCCATAGTCTTCTAGAAGCAGCCTCTAAATGTTCCACTCCATATCATTAACAGGGCACTTAACTTGCTCACTGTATCGTTGTCCTGATCAAATTGTTATGCTTTTCGCCTGCCTCGAAATCCGTGCCTTATCCCACCAGTGACAGCAG
This sequence is a window from Anopheles darlingi chromosome 3, idAnoDarlMG_H_01, whole genome shotgun sequence. Protein-coding genes within it:
- the LOC125954882 gene encoding larval cuticle protein 1-like translates to MKLAGEATTIGLTWLLWLSIVSAAPASEDSEALLVNYESVQMREMYRFMYETDDGQYREEVGMLVNVGTPDEELMTMGRYGYTSKDGTEVMVMYTSGKNGYRARTVSSRSSSWDSGAKKKALLSLLMG